The genomic stretch CTGATTCCTGTGATCTGGGTTCGATTCCCAGCAGGGCCTCTTTTACTCGTGCTTTTCTCCACTAAGCGCGCtcttttgttttatttatatttcaatattactttcaagttatattataaatataagtgtgaaaatattaaatggagaaaaatattttgaaaaataaagaaatacCACCAAGTTTTACAACAACTAATGGCAATagaaatattctttaaaatttaaaaaaatttgttagTAAGTAACCAAATAGAATTCATtgcaataaatatttgtatgTACCATGTATGCatgggaaaaaaaaaatgtatataaatataatttattataagGTATTTAATAGGATAtatatgaaataaataaagtagtaataattgaaatatagAGTATTATTTGTTGTATTGTTTTGTTTTCGTTTTCTTGAGCTGTTTGATCAATTCATCCTTTTCTTGAATTAGTTTGTCTTTCCTCTGTATTTCTTCCTTAGCGGTTTTGAAAAGACAATAAATGTTATTAGTAAGAATCTGTAGTTCATTCTCAAGTCCATGCATTCTTCTCAAGTAAATTTCGCAAGAAGAACATCTAAATTCTAATTTGGGATCAGAAGGATCAGAGGTCGGGGTTAATGGATTTAGTTGATATTCAGAGTCCGTTAAGTTTGATGAAGTGGGAGAGACTGGCGAGGTCGAAGCCTGGTTAAGCTCCCAAATAGCAAATTGGCTAGTATCAAAACTTGACGAGTCTTTTGCAAACTCTGAATTAGATTGCATGTACAAaactttcaaatatataaataagaGAATTTATCTATTCactaattaattaatataaagcATCGctatattatattaacattaataagttttggcgggaaatACTGCCATTTGTAATGTTTGACAAGGTATACATGTaattaaaatgatttaagGAGAAAGAACTTTTTGAATGAGAGTTTGCTTAAGAATAtcaatattgatattaatgaGAGATGTATTTTTGACATGCTCATTTCTTATAACGCATGCAAGAACAATATTATGGTCGATTGATTGAATATGAAGAAGATGTCCAGAATCAAGGTTAATGGAGCATGAGATCCCAGATGAGCTTCTTGACAAAGAACAATTTGGTGCGTATATTTCGTTAATTTCAGAAATGACATTGAGGATATCAGCGCATAGTTCGAATCCAATAGGATCGAAAAGAGATGAGTCGCTGGCAACAAATGTTCTGGAATAAATATCCATAAGGAAAGCCTTTTccaaagaagaagaaatgaCTAGAACATCTAGAAGTTTCTCAAGTATTTGAGTAAATGGTGAGATTTTCTGTGTGACTTTGCTGAAAGCTTCTAAAAGAGAATCATTATATATAGAGGTAAAGTGGTATCTAATGTCAATTTCAAAGCCGTGTTGGAAAATAAAGCTTGAGATTTTTTCATGGATATCTCTTTGAGATTCCAAGTGGGCTCCATCCAATGAAAATGTCTCATTGTCAGTTTTATGAAGGAAAACTTCAAAAGTGATTCCAGGTTTAACTTGGATAGCATTTTGGAAAAGTCTTTTAGCCCTTAAAATTTCCGTATTATAGGGATAATTTTGGGAATCAATAACAAAAACTAATGATGAAACTTTACTGAAGATATCTTCCCCCAATAGGGAATCTTGGATCTGACCAGTCCCAGGTAAATCAATGATTCCAAAACAAGGAAGAATTTTTGACTCATTCTTAATCAAAGTAATACTTCCTGATTGGGTTGGATATAAAGAAACTGTCTCGTGTGGAGAAACTTTATCATACAATACTTTAATTATGGAAGTCTTCCCACTACTCCCCAATCCACATAGCATAATTAATGGTatatcattttctaatataatCTTTCTATCAGCTTCTTCAGGAAAGATTTTGTAAATTGAGGATTCTACCAAGttggaattatttttttccaataattgACTTCCCAAAAGTAGATGGTTAGAGTTTCCTGTAGTTAAGGCAGTCTTGTCACTTTCTACATTTAAATTAAGATCATTATTTCTTAAT from Cryptosporidium parvum Iowa II chromosome 8, whole genome shotgun sequence encodes the following:
- a CDS encoding RagC like small GTpase of the Ras superfamily, producing MISDTLRNNDLNLNVESDKTALTTGNSNHLLLGSQLLEKNNSNLVESSIYKIFPEEADRKIILENDIPLIMLCGLGSSGKTSIIKVLYDKVSPHETVSLYPTQSGSITLIKNESKILPCFGIIDLPGTGQIQDSLLGEDIFSKVSSLVFVIDSQNYPYNTEILRAKRLFQNAIQVKPGITFEVFLHKTDNETFSLDGAHLESQRDIHEKISSFIFQHGFEIDIRYHFTSIYNDSLLEAFSKVTQKISPFTQILEKLLDVLVISSSLEKAFLMDIYSRTFVASDSSLFDPIGFELCADILNVISEINEIYAPNCSLSRSSSGISCSINLDSGHLLHIQSIDHNIVLACVIRNEHVKNTSLININIDILKQTLIQKVLSP